The following are from one region of the Candidatus Polarisedimenticolia bacterium genome:
- a CDS encoding MASE1 domain-containing protein, which produces MPAWPPFSTLTRKDALGMGLLATAYVVGGKLGLQLASVHPSATAVWPPTGIALAGLLLLGIRVWPVVFVSAFLVNVTTAGTVATCLGIAAGNTLEAVVGAWLVDRFASGRRAFNRTPNIFRFALFAAMAGTTVSATIGVTSLILGRIALRPDFSSIWMTWWLGDAAGALIFAPAILLWAQDPIVRWSRNQAIEALALLVGLLIAAQAVFGGVLPGNSSHYPVDFLCIPIFAWAAFRFGRRGAAIAILLVSAVAIRGTLQGHGPFAAFGVNPALLLLQAFLAVTALTTQILATEVAERRLVEDRLRQLAKTDPLTGLTNYRQLASVLDAEIRRTGRSKRPFAVLFFDLDGLKGINDRHGHLVGSRALIRMAEAIRASCRALDTAARYGGDEFAVVLPEASEEAGRQVAHRVCERLASDGQSPPITASVGIAVYPRDGETQEALLGAADRLLYRAKADGSRGVAPSPRRAGRRRRA; this is translated from the coding sequence ATGCCCGCATGGCCGCCTTTCAGCACCCTGACGCGAAAAGACGCCCTCGGGATGGGGTTGCTCGCCACGGCGTACGTCGTCGGCGGCAAGCTCGGCCTGCAGCTGGCCTCGGTGCACCCGAGCGCGACGGCGGTGTGGCCTCCGACCGGCATCGCACTCGCGGGCCTCCTGCTCCTCGGGATCCGAGTGTGGCCCGTCGTCTTCGTCTCCGCCTTCCTGGTGAACGTCACGACGGCCGGCACCGTGGCGACCTGCCTGGGAATCGCGGCCGGCAACACGCTCGAAGCCGTCGTGGGCGCGTGGCTGGTCGACCGGTTCGCCAGCGGCCGGCGCGCCTTCAACCGCACGCCGAACATCTTCCGTTTCGCGCTCTTCGCCGCGATGGCCGGCACGACGGTGAGCGCAACCATCGGCGTCACCAGCCTCATTCTCGGTCGCATTGCGCTGAGGCCCGACTTCTCGTCGATCTGGATGACCTGGTGGCTGGGCGATGCCGCCGGTGCCCTGATTTTCGCTCCGGCGATTCTTCTGTGGGCGCAGGACCCGATCGTGCGCTGGTCAAGAAACCAGGCGATCGAGGCGCTCGCCCTGCTCGTCGGTCTGTTGATCGCCGCCCAGGCGGTCTTCGGGGGGGTCCTGCCTGGAAACTCGAGTCACTATCCGGTCGATTTTCTCTGCATCCCGATCTTCGCCTGGGCGGCGTTCCGCTTCGGACGGCGAGGGGCGGCGATTGCAATCCTGCTCGTCTCGGCCGTCGCCATCCGGGGGACTCTCCAGGGGCACGGACCGTTCGCGGCATTCGGTGTCAACCCGGCGCTCCTTCTGCTGCAAGCGTTCCTCGCCGTGACCGCGCTGACGACCCAGATTCTGGCGACGGAGGTCGCCGAACGCCGCCTGGTGGAAGACCGCCTGCGGCAGCTGGCGAAGACCGATCCCCTTACGGGGCTCACGAACTACCGTCAGCTGGCGTCGGTGCTGGATGCGGAGATTCGCCGAACAGGGCGCAGCAAGCGACCCTTCGCGGTGCTGTTCTTCGACCTGGACGGCCTGAAGGGGATCAATGACCGGCACGGTCACCTGGTCGGCAGCCGGGCGCTCATCCGCATGGCCGAGGCGATTCGGGCCTCCTGCCGGGCGCTCGATACGGCGGCGCGCTACGGGGGGGACGAATTCGCGGTGGTCCTGCCCGAGGCCTCGGAGGAGGCCGGGCGTCAGGTGGCGCACCGGGTCTGCGAACGTCTCGCGTCCGACGGTCAGAGCCCGCCGATCACCGCCAGTGTCGGCATCGCCGTCTATCCGCGGGACGGGGAGACGCAGGAAGCGCTCCTCGGCGCCGCCGACCGGCTCCTGTATCGGGCCAAGGCCGACGGGAGTCGGGGGGTGGCACCGTCCCCCCGGCGAGCGGGCCGTCGTCGTCGAGCCTGA
- a CDS encoding Kazal-type serine protease inhibitor domain-containing protein — translation MHAEEIFRACMAAGGDPEACAIRARTALDACVAENCRPDPTCEDRCKAKADEFFRLCVEAGHPRDACAERTKVVLTVCIEENCVPGPTCEERCGAKSEEIYRNCVAAGNDPILCSERARAALDACVAENCTPCVCPDVYDPVCGVDGKTYPNACTARCSGVEIAHTGECTRQCRCNADCPVGSVCRDNACQPPCELYCFTYDPVCGSDGHTYGCGAADAACHGVTVLYAGECRPVCREDAQCPVGAVCQPAGVCTNACGCASFCAPCACLLIVDPVCGTDGKTYTNECYARCAHVAVAYKGACRSTTTRSLRF, via the coding sequence ATGCACGCCGAGGAGATCTTCCGCGCCTGCATGGCGGCGGGCGGAGACCCCGAAGCCTGCGCCATCCGGGCGCGCACCGCGCTGGATGCCTGCGTGGCGGAGAACTGCCGGCCGGATCCCACGTGCGAGGATCGCTGCAAGGCGAAGGCCGATGAATTCTTCCGGCTCTGTGTCGAGGCCGGCCATCCGCGTGACGCCTGCGCCGAGAGGACCAAGGTCGTCCTGACCGTCTGCATCGAAGAGAACTGCGTTCCCGGGCCGACGTGCGAGGAGCGCTGCGGCGCCAAGTCCGAGGAGATCTACAGGAATTGCGTGGCCGCCGGGAACGATCCGATCCTGTGCAGCGAGCGCGCCCGCGCCGCCCTCGACGCCTGCGTCGCGGAGAACTGCACGCCCTGCGTCTGTCCGGACGTGTACGACCCCGTGTGCGGCGTGGACGGAAAGACCTACCCGAATGCATGCACGGCGCGCTGCTCCGGGGTCGAGATCGCCCATACGGGCGAGTGCACCCGGCAGTGCAGGTGCAACGCGGACTGCCCGGTTGGGTCGGTCTGCCGCGACAACGCGTGCCAGCCGCCTTGTGAGCTCTACTGCTTCACGTACGACCCGGTGTGCGGCTCCGACGGCCACACCTACGGTTGCGGGGCGGCGGACGCCGCGTGCCACGGGGTCACGGTGCTCTACGCCGGCGAGTGCCGGCCCGTTTGCAGAGAGGACGCCCAATGCCCCGTTGGGGCCGTGTGCCAGCCGGCGGGCGTGTGCACGAATGCGTGCGGCTGCGCCAGCTTCTGCGCCCCGTGCGCCTGCCTTTTGATTGTCGATCCCGTCTGCGGCACGGATGGGAAGACCTACACCAACGAATGCTACGCGCGCTGCGCCCACGTGGCGGTCGCCTACAAAGGGGCTTGCCGCTCGACGACGACGCGCAGCCTCCGCTTCTAG
- the tssI gene encoding type VI secretion system tip protein TssI/VgrG: protein MTGYKKVIVSAVILILGAGALVARDLPNSRQEALVVEGPSRLSVTTPLGGDVLRLDTFSGTEAISELFSFKLDMYAPGGQEIPFEAVLGKEFRVTVTLPTGETRHFHGICSRFSSGDVGDVRRYQAEIVPRAWLLTRRQQSRIFQELSVPQILARVLGGIPGLAFEMRLQGAFPARNYAVQYRETDWDFISRLMEDEGMYYFFKHGADGHTMVIANTPEGHPDLSDPVPFRGTLTFPARPNSIYAWEKSQEIRSGKVTLWDHHFETPGRTLEGIATIQDSVQAGQVVHRLNVAGNDQLEIYDYPGGYADRFDGIGPSGGERPEDLQKLFEAAQRTAEIRMQEEAARSLVIGGVATAPGLASGHAFTLSRHPTAAGKYVLTSVQHAARVVTSSGGAEYHNSFTCIPSGLPYRHARTTPIPVIPGPQTAIIVGPPGEEIYTDKYGRVKVQFHWDRQGQKDADSSCWIRVAQPHADTGSIVIPRVGWEVVVSFEDGDPDRPLVLGRVYNAEPVRPAP, encoded by the coding sequence GTGACGGGTTACAAAAAGGTCATCGTTTCGGCGGTCATCTTGATACTGGGGGCAGGCGCGCTGGTCGCGCGAGACCTCCCGAACTCACGGCAGGAAGCGCTGGTCGTCGAAGGGCCGTCGCGCCTGTCTGTCACAACCCCTTTGGGCGGCGACGTCCTCCGGCTCGACACCTTCTCGGGCACCGAGGCGATCTCCGAGCTGTTTTCGTTCAAGCTCGACATGTACGCCCCGGGCGGCCAGGAGATCCCCTTCGAGGCCGTCCTGGGCAAGGAGTTCCGCGTGACCGTCACGCTCCCCACCGGCGAGACGCGCCATTTCCACGGCATCTGCAGCCGGTTTAGCTCGGGGGACGTGGGGGACGTCCGGCGGTATCAGGCGGAAATCGTCCCCCGGGCCTGGCTGCTGACCCGGCGCCAGCAGAGCCGGATCTTCCAGGAGCTTTCCGTCCCGCAAATCCTCGCTCGCGTCCTCGGCGGAATCCCCGGCCTGGCATTCGAGATGCGCCTGCAGGGGGCCTTCCCGGCGCGCAATTATGCCGTCCAGTACCGGGAGACCGACTGGGACTTCATCAGCCGCCTGATGGAGGACGAGGGGATGTACTACTTCTTCAAACACGGCGCGGACGGTCACACGATGGTCATCGCCAACACACCCGAGGGGCATCCCGACCTGTCCGACCCTGTCCCGTTCCGGGGCACCCTGACCTTCCCGGCGCGGCCGAATTCGATCTACGCGTGGGAGAAGTCCCAGGAGATCCGGTCCGGCAAGGTCACCCTCTGGGACCATCACTTCGAGACGCCGGGCCGGACCCTCGAGGGGATCGCCACCATCCAGGACAGCGTGCAGGCGGGGCAAGTCGTCCACCGCCTCAACGTCGCGGGGAACGATCAGCTCGAGATCTACGACTACCCCGGCGGCTATGCCGATCGGTTCGACGGGATCGGCCCGTCCGGAGGGGAGCGGCCGGAGGATCTCCAGAAGCTTTTCGAAGCGGCCCAGAGAACCGCCGAGATCCGCATGCAGGAGGAGGCCGCCCGGAGCCTCGTCATCGGGGGGGTCGCGACGGCCCCGGGGCTGGCGTCCGGCCATGCCTTCACCCTGTCACGCCACCCGACAGCCGCCGGCAAGTACGTCTTGACTTCCGTCCAGCACGCCGCGCGGGTCGTGACGTCGAGTGGCGGGGCGGAATACCACAACTCGTTCACCTGCATCCCGTCGGGACTCCCATACCGCCACGCCCGGACGACCCCGATCCCGGTGATCCCGGGGCCCCAGACCGCGATCATCGTCGGGCCCCCGGGCGAAGAGATCTACACCGACAAGTACGGCCGCGTGAAAGTGCAGTTCCACTGGGACCGGCAGGGGCAGAAGGACGCTGACAGTTCCTGCTGGATCCGGGTCGCCCAGCCCCACGCGGACACGGGGTCCATCGTCATCCCGCGGGTCGGCTGGGAGGTTGTGGTGTCGTTCGAGGACGGAGACCCTGATCGGCCGCTCGTTCTTGGCAGGGTCTACAACGCGGAGCCCGTCAGACCAGCTCCCTGA